The genomic interval cgtactggcagtgtgcagcagggaacagagaaatccagcaccccaggcagctgctgccatggtgacACAAgttctgctgtccatcaaggtcccgtagtgcaggggcttgcagatggcaacgtagcggtcataggacatgatggtgagaagggaaaactctgctggcatgaagaaggaaaagaaaaagagctgtgcagcacatcctgcgtaggagatggccctggtgtcccagagggcgttggccatggctttggggagagtggtggagatgcagcccaggtcgaggagggccaggttgagcaggaagaagtacatgggggtgtgcaggcggcggtcgcaggctacggctgtgctgatgaggccgttgcccaggagggcagccaggtagatgcccagcaagagccagaagtgcaggagctgcagctgccgcgtgtctgccaacggcagcaggaggaactcgctgatggagctgctgttgggcatctgctgttcctggacATGGGGAATCAccccaggagaaaaaaaggcaagttaGGTGCGAGTTCTCTTGGCACAAACCTGTACCGTTCCTTGGTGACCTTCCTCCTGCTGTATAATccaatctgttttctttctctgagggAAATGTTGGTTCAGATCCACGGTCTACGATTGTTGTCATGAGTTGGAATATGGGTGGAAGAGGAGAAGCCTCTGCCCGTGGGCTCTGGAGAAGGCTATCCTGAGCCACCCAGGTGGGTACACTGTGAAGTGGCAAGAGTGCTCAGTTTTATTTGTAGAATACAACATCTCTCTTAGCATCTCTCCACATCATCTCCCTGGGCTTTCAGGTAACAGAGAGATGCTAAGGCAAAGATTTTCATTTAGCAGGGCAGCTCACAGCTTGGAAAGATACCTCTCTTAGAGAGCCAAGTGTCCTAATGATGGAGTCTCATTAAAAGAAATTCAGCTCGTTCCCCAGCCTCACAGAATGTGTTGTCCACAGCCCTGAGTAGCCGCTCTCAGCCCgtgtgctgcagaagaaaatgggcTCATGCCTGGAGAGatacagctctgctctgctggagctTTGGCTGCAGAGGAGGCGGTTCAAACCTGAATGGGATCAGCAAAGCTGATGCTCGTTCTGTCCATCGAGCCAGGAAAGGCCGATAGAAAACGAGGATGCTGCTCACAAAACTACTCATCTCCAAAGCTACAGCACAGCATTCTCAGCTCTGTGTCAATATATACAGCTTGTCTCCCATTTCTCCAGTCATCCCTACCCTACcagt from Excalfactoria chinensis isolate bCotChi1 unplaced genomic scaffold, bCotChi1.hap2 Scaffold_68, whole genome shotgun sequence carries:
- the LOC140265091 gene encoding olfactory receptor 14C36-like encodes the protein MPNSSSISEFLLLPLADTRQLQLLHFWLLLGIYLAALLGNGLISTAVACDRRLHTPMYFFLLNLALLDLGCISTTLPKAMANALWDTRAISYAGCAAQLFFFSFFMPAEFSLLTIMSYDRYVAICKPLHYGTLMDSRTCVTMAAAAWGAGFLCSLLHTASTFSLPLCQGNVVNQFFCEIPQILKLSCSESNLREVVFIIFSVSLYCGCFVFIVVSYVQIFVAVLKMPSEQGRHKAFSTCLPHLAVVSLFLSTGMYAYLKPHSVSTPSMDLMVALMYSVLPPAMNPLIYSIRNSEVKDAVRKVMTRCVSKAVKCPPF